One Sphaerisporangium krabiense DNA segment encodes these proteins:
- a CDS encoding DUF6153 family protein, whose amino-acid sequence MVMMDGTAKAVARAIAGPVLLCAIVIGLFAMHGIQPTPGPVRMPGVLTLHDGGTMTSGREMAVVGAHSPTKAGARDGQMPGHGGHGGGEVCLALLLAGLLVFFVGGALGACLSVQAAVGGGVVPRAGPRVLPRGPTLARLCVLRR is encoded by the coding sequence ATGGTGATGATGGATGGCACGGCCAAGGCGGTCGCACGGGCGATCGCGGGGCCGGTTCTGCTGTGTGCCATCGTCATCGGGTTGTTCGCCATGCACGGGATTCAGCCCACTCCCGGGCCGGTGCGGATGCCCGGCGTCCTGACCCTGCACGACGGCGGGACCATGACGTCCGGGAGGGAGATGGCGGTCGTCGGCGCGCATTCGCCCACCAAGGCCGGGGCGCGCGACGGGCAGATGCCCGGTCATGGGGGGCATGGGGGCGGGGAGGTGTGCCTGGCGCTGCTGCTCGCCGGGCTGCTGGTGTTCTTCGTGGGCGGGGCGCTCGGGGCCTGCCTGAGCGTCCAGGCGGCCGTCGGCGGCGGGGTCGTGCCCCGGGCCGGGCCGAGGGTTCTGCCGCGCGGGCCTACTCTGGCGCGGCTCTGCGTGCTTCGGCGGTGA
- a CDS encoding DUF305 domain-containing protein: MKRFITVPAALVAAGVLVTGCGAGETGQESQAGGGHMSPTMSPTTMPSTMPSGMASAMPSAMPTGTPSPPYSGQDVMFAQMMIPHHRQAVEMAGLAASRTAGAEVKRLAERIEAAQEPEITAMSGWLADWDMPVAHDMASMGHDMQGMMSDGDMRRLKGMSGTAFDRAFLQMMIEHHEGAISMAEQERTAGSFAPARTMAASIVESQKAEIATMRRLLGRK, translated from the coding sequence ATGAAACGTTTCATCACCGTTCCCGCCGCCCTGGTGGCGGCCGGGGTGCTCGTCACCGGCTGCGGCGCGGGCGAGACCGGCCAGGAGTCGCAGGCGGGCGGCGGCCACATGTCGCCGACGATGTCGCCCACCACCATGCCCAGCACCATGCCCAGCGGCATGGCCTCTGCCATGCCCTCTGCCATGCCCACCGGTACGCCGTCCCCGCCGTACTCCGGGCAGGACGTCATGTTCGCCCAGATGATGATCCCCCACCACCGCCAGGCGGTGGAGATGGCCGGGCTGGCCGCGTCGCGGACCGCCGGCGCCGAGGTCAAGCGGCTCGCCGAGCGGATCGAGGCCGCCCAGGAGCCCGAGATCACGGCCATGAGCGGCTGGCTGGCCGACTGGGACATGCCGGTCGCCCACGACATGGCGTCGATGGGGCACGACATGCAGGGCATGATGTCCGACGGCGACATGCGCCGGCTCAAGGGCATGTCCGGCACCGCCTTCGACCGGGCCTTTCTCCAGATGATGATCGAGCACCACGAGGGGGCGATCTCGATGGCCGAGCAGGAACGGACGGCCGGGAGCTTCGCGCCCGCCAGGACGATGGCCGCGTCCATCGTCGAGAGCCAGAAGGCGGAGATCGCCACGATGCGGCGCCTCCTCGGGCGGAAGTAA
- a CDS encoding ion transporter → MAPHERVRSVLENRLTQRAIIAVIVVNAVTIGCETSSALMDRAGGFLHVVDRVALGIFALELAARLYAYRGAFFKDPWNWFDAVIVTLALIPASGPTSILRALRILRALRLLSVVPSMRRVVSALLAAVPGMASIIGLLVLLIYIAAVIATKLFGGIAPERFDELPRSLFTLFQIMTGDDWGSTAQAVMEQKPWAWIFFIVYILMSTFVALNLFIAVVVNAMNDAEPSPSENRAEAELRELKQDMAVLNAKLDRLLARPNGHQPRSRTPA, encoded by the coding sequence GTGGCACCACACGAGCGTGTTCGTTCCGTCCTGGAGAACCGGCTGACGCAGCGGGCGATCATCGCGGTCATCGTCGTGAACGCCGTCACCATCGGGTGCGAGACCAGTTCGGCCCTGATGGACCGGGCGGGCGGCTTCCTGCACGTGGTCGACAGGGTGGCGCTGGGGATCTTCGCGCTGGAGCTGGCCGCGCGCCTGTACGCCTACCGCGGGGCGTTCTTCAAGGACCCGTGGAACTGGTTCGACGCCGTGATCGTGACGCTGGCGCTGATCCCGGCGTCCGGGCCGACGTCGATCCTGCGCGCGCTGCGCATCCTGCGGGCCCTGCGGCTGCTGTCGGTGGTGCCGAGCATGCGCCGGGTGGTGAGCGCGCTGCTGGCCGCCGTGCCGGGGATGGCCTCGATCATCGGGCTGCTGGTCCTGCTGATCTACATCGCGGCGGTGATCGCGACCAAGCTGTTCGGCGGCATCGCGCCGGAGCGCTTCGACGAGCTGCCCCGGTCGCTGTTCACGCTGTTCCAGATCATGACGGGCGACGACTGGGGCAGCACCGCGCAGGCCGTGATGGAACAGAAGCCCTGGGCGTGGATCTTCTTCATCGTCTACATCCTGATGTCCACGTTCGTGGCGCTGAACCTGTTCATCGCCGTCGTCGTGAACGCCATGAACGACGCCGAGCCCTCGCCCTCGGAGAACCGGGCCGAGGCGGAGCTGCGCGAGCTGAAGCAGGACATGGCCGTGCTCAACGCCAAGCTCGACCGGCTCCTCGCCCGGCCGAACGGGCATCAGCCCCGGTCCCGCACCCCGGCCTGA
- a CDS encoding TetR/AcrR family transcriptional regulator — protein sequence MSSSTSRRQRVRDATLRELMSVSREILTSQGVEALTIRAVAREMGMTPPGIYRYFDSHRKLMDAVIVDILDELTEYIASATDEQDKSDAARRLIAASRALRRWAVEHVPEFQLALVVATPEDDDAVVRQARAQVGAFFGDIFLHVWHEYGASATVPGIHPAASEALADRLLERLQIPLPSSEAAVAFTRCWLRLFGMVCVESLGLTRVIGDHSGALFEAELSDLARMLGLPESALEAGR from the coding sequence ATGAGCAGCAGCACGTCACGCCGGCAGAGGGTTCGCGACGCCACGCTGCGCGAACTGATGAGCGTGAGCCGCGAGATCCTGACGAGCCAGGGCGTCGAGGCCCTGACGATCCGCGCGGTGGCCCGCGAGATGGGGATGACCCCGCCGGGCATCTACCGCTACTTCGACAGCCATCGCAAGCTCATGGACGCGGTGATCGTCGACATCCTCGACGAGCTCACCGAGTACATCGCCTCCGCCACCGACGAGCAGGACAAGTCCGACGCGGCCCGCCGGCTCATCGCGGCCAGCCGCGCCCTGCGCCGCTGGGCCGTCGAGCATGTGCCGGAGTTCCAGCTCGCCCTCGTCGTGGCCACCCCCGAGGACGACGACGCCGTGGTCAGGCAGGCGCGCGCCCAGGTCGGCGCGTTCTTCGGCGACATCTTCCTCCATGTCTGGCACGAGTACGGCGCGTCCGCCACCGTGCCGGGCATCCACCCGGCGGCGAGCGAGGCCCTGGCCGACCGGCTGCTCGAACGGCTGCAGATCCCCCTGCCGTCCTCCGAGGCCGCGGTCGCCTTCACGCGCTGCTGGCTGCGGCTGTTCGGCATGGTCTGCGTGGAGTCGCTCGGGCTGACGCGGGTCATCGGCGACCACTCCGGGGCGCTGTTCGAGGCCGAGCTGTCCGACCTCGCCCGCATGCTCGGCCTGCCGGAGTCGGCGCTGGAGGCGGGCCGCTGA
- a CDS encoding RNA polymerase sigma factor → MDGSGTRTPGSPNPRELLAAACREGDQRAWRELIKLYTPVVWSVARSFRLRAADCEDVCQLAWLRVVENIDRLREPAKFASWLVTITRREAIKHIERNRRHVPVGDYAPFDDRPDDTVSVEDAVIDRWQDPRTLEAFRGLEKHHQALLAMLMHEPAMSYDEISAALGIPRGSIGPTRNRILRRLRESVRPEPALVG, encoded by the coding sequence ATGGACGGCTCCGGGACACGGACGCCCGGTTCCCCGAACCCGCGCGAGCTGCTGGCGGCGGCGTGCCGGGAGGGCGACCAGCGGGCGTGGAGGGAGCTCATCAAGCTCTACACCCCTGTCGTGTGGTCCGTGGCCCGATCGTTCCGATTACGGGCGGCGGACTGCGAGGACGTCTGCCAGCTCGCCTGGCTGCGTGTGGTGGAGAACATCGACCGGCTGCGCGAACCGGCCAAGTTCGCGTCCTGGCTGGTCACGATAACCCGCCGTGAGGCGATCAAGCACATCGAACGGAACCGGCGGCACGTGCCCGTGGGGGACTACGCGCCGTTCGACGACCGGCCCGACGACACCGTGTCCGTGGAGGACGCCGTCATCGACCGCTGGCAGGACCCTCGCACGCTGGAGGCGTTCCGCGGCCTGGAGAAGCACCACCAAGCGTTGCTGGCCATGCTCATGCACGAGCCGGCGATGAGCTACGACGAGATCAGCGCCGCGCTGGGCATCCCCCGCGGCTCCATCGGCCCGACCCGGAACCGGATCCTGCGCCGTCTGCGCGAGAGCGTCCGGCCCGAACCCGCACTCGTCGGCTGA
- a CDS encoding NAD(P)/FAD-dependent oxidoreductase has product MAVVGGGIAGLSTAYHLRDDARVTLFEADSRLGGHANTIEVREGEKTLGLDTAFIVYNEAHYPMLTEFFRELDVPTQDHPGRFSFFDLDRGRSYVSEDFERTEEEIARRYDADFTGLWREARRFQTEAPRDFVRKRADIPLGEYLDRNGYSAAFRYGFVVLIATAAWSVPAERIWEMPASTVIAFFFAHGHEGLGGRTAPWRTVTGGSVSYVRRAADLLTRSGADLRLNAPVKQVAQDGDQVVVHGPGGPERFDHVVLATHADDALAVLAEPTAAQRRLEVIRYHGTRTVLHTDASVMPADRERWRSWNYGRVGEGEDQRSWVVYYLNELQHLRAGADYFVTLDCPLPIREDAVIQEMAYRHPVFTTEVRALQRDIHTINDDGSRIKLAGSYFHSRKMGIDIIGSHESAFDSGAAAADAVRRTAGIAPARA; this is encoded by the coding sequence GTGGCGGTCGTCGGCGGCGGGATAGCGGGTTTGTCCACCGCGTATCACCTGCGGGACGACGCGCGTGTGACATTGTTCGAGGCCGATTCCCGGCTGGGCGGCCACGCCAACACGATCGAGGTGCGCGAGGGTGAGAAGACCCTCGGCCTCGACACGGCGTTCATCGTGTACAACGAGGCGCACTATCCCATGCTGACCGAGTTCTTCCGCGAACTCGACGTGCCCACGCAGGACCACCCGGGTCGATTCTCCTTCTTCGACCTGGACCGCGGGCGCAGCTACGTGTCGGAGGATTTCGAGCGCACAGAAGAGGAGATCGCCCGGCGTTACGACGCCGATTTCACCGGCCTGTGGCGCGAGGCGCGCCGGTTCCAGACCGAGGCGCCGCGCGACTTCGTCAGGAAGCGCGCCGACATCCCCCTCGGCGAGTACCTGGACCGCAACGGCTACAGCGCCGCCTTCCGGTACGGCTTCGTGGTGCTGATCGCCACCGCCGCCTGGTCGGTGCCCGCCGAGCGGATCTGGGAGATGCCGGCGAGCACGGTCATCGCCTTCTTCTTCGCGCACGGCCACGAAGGGCTCGGCGGCCGGACCGCCCCCTGGCGCACGGTCACCGGCGGCAGCGTCTCCTACGTGCGCCGCGCGGCCGACCTGCTCACCCGCTCCGGCGCCGACCTGAGGCTCAACGCGCCGGTCAAGCAGGTCGCGCAGGACGGCGACCAGGTCGTCGTGCACGGCCCCGGCGGGCCGGAGCGCTTCGACCACGTGGTGCTCGCCACCCACGCCGACGACGCGCTGGCCGTGCTCGCCGAGCCGACCGCGGCCCAGCGGCGGCTGGAGGTCATCCGCTACCACGGCACCCGCACCGTCCTGCACACCGACGCCTCGGTGATGCCGGCCGACCGGGAGCGGTGGCGCAGCTGGAACTACGGCCGGGTCGGCGAGGGCGAGGACCAGCGGTCGTGGGTCGTGTACTACCTCAACGAGCTGCAGCACCTGCGGGCCGGCGCCGACTATTTCGTCACGCTGGACTGCCCGCTGCCGATCCGCGAGGACGCCGTGATCCAGGAAATGGCCTACCGGCACCCCGTCTTCACCACCGAGGTGCGCGCCCTCCAGCGCGACATCCACACGATCAACGACGACGGTTCCCGTATCAAGCTCGCCGGTTCCTATTTCCACTCCCGGAAGATGGGAATCGACATCATCGGCAGTCACGAATCGGCTTTCGACTCCGGCGCGGCCGCCGCGGATGCCGTTCGCCGCACGGCGGGAATCGCCCCGGCCCGCGCCTAG
- a CDS encoding acyl carrier protein has protein sequence MNNQVTAATAGLTETEVREWLVGKLAHRLGVPAEQVDADQYFDEFDLDSTEALVLSGELENWLGFELETTALWYHPTINELAGYIVEKQRDATAR, from the coding sequence ATGAACAACCAGGTGACGGCGGCGACCGCCGGGCTGACCGAGACCGAGGTCCGTGAATGGCTGGTCGGAAAGCTGGCCCACCGGCTCGGCGTGCCGGCGGAACAGGTGGACGCCGACCAGTATTTCGACGAGTTCGACCTGGACTCGACCGAGGCGCTGGTCCTTTCCGGCGAGCTGGAGAACTGGCTCGGATTCGAGCTGGAGACCACCGCCCTCTGGTACCACCCGACCATCAACGAGCTCGCCGGCTACATCGTGGAGAAGCAGCGCGATGCGACGGCCCGATAG